A segment of the bacterium genome:
GCGGAGCTTGAGCAGTAAGCGCCTCGCAGCGTCTCACCAGGCACACCTCCAGATCTGAATTCAGCAGGGACCGCCAACTCTACTCCGAGAGATGGTGTTCTCTAGCGCCCGTCGCGCAGGACAGCTTCGACGGTCGCGCATTGGAGGCGCCAGCACGGGGCTCTCACGCCCAGCCACGAAAGCGATAGACGCCTAATCCGATCATCTCTTTGATTGCCGAGGTGGTGAGGGCGAGAGCCTGGGCGTCCGGCAGAAGGTCGAGGAGGCTGACAAATTTGGGAGGCCCATAGAGATCCGTCGCCGCCGGCACCAAACTGATGCCCACTTTTTGGAATGCTGCGAGGGCGCGTGGCATATGGGTGCCCGAGGTGACGAGAAGCCCCGTGCGCCATCCATGCGCCTTGACGATGGCGGCGGTGTTGACGGCATTCTCACGCGTATTTCGGCTTTCGGTTTCCAGGATCAAAGCTGAAAACGGTATACCGAGCCCAACCAAAACATTGGAGATCGATTCCGCCTCAGGAACAGTACACACCCGCCAGGGCTGATTTCCCCCAGAGATCACGATGCGTGGCGCCTTGCCGGCCCGGTAGATCCGAAGAGCTTCCACAATCCGGTCTGCCGGACCGATGCCACCAAGCAAGACGATGGTATCGCTTTGCGGCAGCGGATCTTTGCCAACCGGCACAAGCTCCGACTGCAACCGCCAATTGAGCCAGCTTGCGCAGAGGGGCGTGGCTGCAATCCACAGGGACAGGAGTGCAAGGCCAAGCAGCACCTGCCCGATGCGCCGCCAAATTGTGAAGGATAGTGCAAGCGCAAGAGCGCCGATGAGTATTGCTGCACCCAACGGATAAACGAAGATGGGTAGGAGCTTCGCTAGAAAGAGGCTGGTCATTGGGCTGCTCGGTTCGTGGCAATTATCCTAGCCGCAAATTTGTGAGGACGCGCAGAGTAAATTCCAAAGTGGGCGCACGTCCAAGGTCAAACCTGCAGGTTTTCAAGGCGAGGCGCTTCGTGCGCAGTCCTCACCGTGTGTCGCCACCACTTGGTGGTCCTCGCGCTGGCTTCTAGTTCTGGCCTTCATTTGGAACTCTCCTCGACTGCCGTTTGCTGACATAATGCGCCCGGATGCGCAGCACCTATAGCATTTACGGATTGCGGCTGAGTTCAGAGGTTCGTCTGCCCGAACTCAGCGAAACGATCGACGAGGGACCGAGTGACATTTACATTTCCCTCGGCTCGATCTCGAGCGATTTGAGCAGGAGCGGCCGCGACGACAACGGATTTGTCGTCGTGGGCGACGCGATCTTCCTCGACATACCGGGTGTGGCAACGTTCTCTATCCGCGACGGAGCAAGTATCGAGGTGGTCCGTTATCCATCTTCCACCGAAGTCCAGGTCAGGTTATTTCTCCTGGGTTCCGTGATGGGAGCCCTGCTCCATCAGCGTGGCCTGATGCCATTCCACGCAGGCAGCATAGGGGTTGAAGGGTATGGGGTCGCATTCTCAGCCGACTCCGGGGGTGGCAAGTCAACCTTGACAGCACTATTCGCGCAACGAGGATATCAGGTGAATGGGGATGACGTCGCAGCATTGGAGTTGGCCCCGACGAACGAGGTCTTGCTCCGCTCTGCCCCTGCGCGGATCCGACTGATGCCGGATGCTCTAGAGGCCCTTGGGAAATCTTCCAAGCTCGAGTTGCAGGACCAGGGCATCGACAGGAAGTTTGAAATCTTGACCTGGCCACGCGAGGCTCAGCGAGCCTTGCCACTGAATCGGATCTACTTCCTGGAATTTGATGAGGCGGCAGACTCGATGCCTCATATAGAACCGATGGGAAAGTATGCAGCTTTTGTCGCGTTTCGCAGCAATATATATCGGTCTAGTCTCATCGGTAGCCTCGGGAAGGAGCGCAAGTTCTTGGAGTGGACATCTCGGGCTCTCGCAACGGTGGCCTGCTATCGGCTGCGGAGGCCCAAGGATCTGAGTAGACTAGGTGACATTGGTGATATTTTGGAGCTCCATTGGAGAGGGATTTCTCGACTTCACGGCCGAAGGCCACTGTGCTCGAAATGACAAAGCGGGTTTCGATAGGCGCTTTAGGGAAATTCTTCAGGTTGGGTCGCCTGAGACGACGGGTACTCGTGGGTTCGGCCTTGGGGATTACCCGCGCGAGACTCGAAGCGAAGATGATTCCCTTCCGGAGGATCGTCCAGTCGCTTGCACTGGGCGATGAGAACGAACGAGTTGGGCGGGAGACGCCTTTCGATGAACTCGAAGCGGTCGGTTGGTCGACAGCAGTTTTGTCCGCCAGAATCCCCTGGTGTAGGAACTGCCTGGCTCAAGCTGTGGCGGCGAAGCGGTATCTCAATCGGAAGAGAATTCCCAGCACCCTGTTTCTCGGAGTTTCAACTGAAGCGACTCAGGGTGGAAGTCTCAAGGCGATCGAAGCACATGCCTGGATCGAGTGTGACGGTCGGGTTCTGACCGGGGATCAGCAAACCGAGTTCCAAATCATCTATTCTCAGTCATGATGCCGAAGCCGATTCAGTTGAGTACGACCGTCGTTCGTGGCGAAGGACATCTCCATACGGAACTTAGTTCTGAAGAGACCGTCGTTCTCGGAGCCGATCTCGAGCATTACTTCGGTCTCAACAGCGTTGCGGCGCGGGTTTGGCAGCTGCTTGAGACACCGATGACGGTGA
Coding sequences within it:
- a CDS encoding PqqD family protein — translated: MSTTVVRGEGHLHTELSSEETVVLGADLEHYFGLNSVAARVWQLLETPMTVNAICSVLLTEFEVDRPTCESQTLELIERLSQECLIEAGDEAM
- a CDS encoding YdcF family protein, with amino-acid sequence MTSLFLAKLLPIFVYPLGAAILIGALALALSFTIWRRIGQVLLGLALLSLWIAATPLCASWLNWRLQSELVPVGKDPLPQSDTIVLLGGIGPADRIVEALRIYRAGKAPRIVISGGNQPWRVCTVPEAESISNVLVGLGIPFSALILETESRNTRENAVNTAAIVKAHGWRTGLLVTSGTHMPRALAAFQKVGISLVPAATDLYGPPKFVSLLDLLPDAQALALTTSAIKEMIGLGVYRFRGWA